In Nitratireductor basaltis, the following are encoded in one genomic region:
- a CDS encoding SLC13 family permease, with amino-acid sequence MGDLHLWMTYGIILISVVAYVSERFALEQVALATLSAFLLLFAAFPYETPAGDMLKPEELLSGFANPALATVLALLIVGQGLFATDAMDRPARMMARAGGRSANRAVIITLLTAATLSAILNNTPVVVIFIPVITVMAAKHGFTASKALMPLSFLTILGGMTTLIGSSTNLLVAGVVERYGLQVGFFEITLPGLMLAAVGAIYVLGIMPKILGRESNDLTFRQSISGTQFIGELRLGPNHPFLGIESRAGLFPGLGDLTPRLIIRRGMSFYPPFENVTLSQGDRLVVTATRRAFMKALSIGGPTLVSSEDADRFAHTGDPAQPLGPDYHVAEAVIAPGSRHAGRTIRNAGIDTTHGIHLLGVQRKSRMGRTSMSDIRLEPGDTILIGGTDRAFEELRESHDLLVLEWSAEAVPQRRKAGIAIAIFAAIVLTAAFELLPIVVTSIAGAFTMILAGCLTLQQAGRAFDRQIFLLVGSSIAAATALERTGGAQLIADTAVNLMHGQSPAVFASGYFLVVAVMTNFLSNNATAVLFTPIGLGIAQAIGAPVELFVAATIFAANASFATPIGYQTNLLVMGPGHYTFRDFIKAGAPLVVIMWLTFSLLGPWYYGLW; translated from the coding sequence ATGGGCGACCTCCATCTCTGGATGACCTATGGGATCATCCTGATCAGCGTCGTTGCCTATGTCAGCGAGCGCTTTGCGCTTGAGCAGGTTGCACTTGCCACCCTCTCGGCATTCCTGCTGCTTTTTGCGGCCTTCCCCTATGAGACGCCGGCTGGCGATATGCTCAAGCCGGAAGAGCTTCTGTCGGGATTTGCCAATCCGGCGCTCGCAACCGTCCTCGCCCTGCTGATCGTCGGCCAGGGACTTTTCGCGACAGATGCCATGGATCGGCCAGCGCGCATGATGGCGCGGGCGGGCGGGCGGTCAGCCAATCGCGCCGTCATCATCACGCTTCTTACCGCGGCGACGCTTAGCGCAATATTGAACAACACACCGGTGGTGGTGATCTTCATCCCTGTCATCACCGTCATGGCGGCCAAGCATGGCTTCACCGCCTCCAAGGCGCTGATGCCGCTTTCGTTCCTGACCATTCTTGGCGGGATGACCACCCTGATCGGCTCGTCGACCAACCTTCTGGTTGCCGGTGTGGTCGAGCGCTATGGCCTTCAGGTCGGGTTTTTCGAGATCACCCTGCCGGGCCTCATGCTCGCCGCTGTCGGTGCGATCTATGTCCTGGGCATCATGCCCAAGATCCTGGGTCGCGAAAGCAACGATCTCACCTTCCGGCAATCCATTTCCGGTACCCAGTTCATCGGTGAGCTGCGCCTTGGGCCGAACCATCCGTTCCTGGGCATCGAATCGCGCGCCGGGCTGTTTCCCGGCCTCGGCGACCTGACACCGCGTCTCATCATCCGTCGCGGCATGAGCTTTTACCCGCCTTTCGAGAATGTCACGCTCTCGCAGGGTGACCGGCTGGTGGTGACCGCGACCCGGCGCGCCTTCATGAAAGCGCTCTCGATCGGCGGCCCCACCCTCGTTTCAAGTGAGGACGCCGACCGCTTCGCCCATACCGGTGACCCCGCCCAGCCGCTGGGTCCCGATTATCATGTGGCGGAAGCGGTCATCGCGCCCGGTTCGCGCCATGCGGGACGGACGATCCGCAATGCGGGCATTGATACGACACATGGCATCCACCTGCTCGGGGTGCAGCGCAAAAGCCGCATGGGCCGCACCTCCATGTCCGATATCCGCCTGGAACCAGGCGACACCATCCTGATCGGTGGGACGGACCGCGCATTCGAGGAGTTGCGCGAAAGCCATGACCTACTCGTGCTCGAATGGTCTGCCGAGGCCGTTCCCCAGAGGCGCAAGGCAGGCATTGCCATCGCCATATTTGCAGCCATAGTCCTGACCGCGGCATTCGAGCTTCTTCCAATCGTGGTGACGTCGATCGCAGGTGCTTTCACCATGATCCTCGCGGGCTGCCTGACATTGCAGCAGGCGGGGCGCGCCTTTGATCGCCAGATATTCCTGCTTGTCGGTTCGTCGATTGCGGCAGCAACAGCGCTGGAGCGAACAGGCGGCGCACAGCTTATCGCAGACACGGCGGTCAATCTGATGCACGGGCAGTCTCCTGCCGTCTTCGCATCAGGCTACTTCCTCGTGGTGGCGGTGATGACCAATTTCCTGTCAAACAATGCCACGGCAGTGCTGTTCACGCCGATCGGCCTTGGCATCGCGCAGGCGATCGGCGCGCCGGTCGAACTCTTCGTGGCTGCGACCATCTTTGCGGCGAATGCTTCCTTCGCGACGCCCATCGGCTACCAGACCAATCTGCTGGTGATGGGGCCCGGTCACTACACTTTCAGGGATTTCATTAAGGCGGGTGCACCACTTGTTGTGATAATGTGGTTGACCTTTTCATTGCTCGGCCCATGGTATTATGGGCTCTGGTAA
- a CDS encoding arginyltransferase, whose translation MTQQPKHSPQFFLTAASPCPYLPGEYERKVFTHLVGDKAPELNDLLTQGGFRRSQNIAYRPACETCRACVSVRILAQEFEPTRNMKRILKRNADLIGTANTAEPSSEQYSLFRTYLDARHSRGGMSDMTVLDYAMMIEDTHVSTEVIEYRRRGPDSFVTGKGEGELMAVALTDRMADGLSMVYSFYNPQLHDRSLGTFMILDHIRRARSAGLPHVYLGYWVNGSQKMEYKVRFKPQEHLGPTGWDRVD comes from the coding sequence ATGACGCAGCAACCGAAACATTCTCCGCAGTTTTTCCTCACGGCAGCTTCGCCCTGCCCCTATCTGCCCGGAGAATATGAGCGCAAGGTTTTCACCCATCTGGTGGGTGACAAGGCGCCGGAGCTGAACGATCTTCTTACCCAGGGCGGTTTCCGTCGCTCCCAGAACATCGCCTACCGTCCCGCATGCGAGACATGTCGCGCATGTGTGTCGGTGCGCATTCTTGCTCAGGAATTCGAGCCGACCCGAAACATGAAGCGCATATTGAAGCGCAATGCGGATCTGATCGGCACGGCCAACACGGCGGAGCCAAGCTCGGAGCAGTATTCGCTGTTTCGCACCTATCTGGATGCCCGCCACAGCCGTGGCGGCATGTCCGACATGACGGTGCTCGATTATGCGATGATGATCGAGGACACCCATGTCTCCACCGAGGTGATCGAGTATCGCAGGCGCGGTCCGGATTCCTTCGTCACCGGCAAGGGTGAAGGCGAACTGATGGCCGTCGCACTGACCGACCGCATGGCCGACGGATTGTCGATGGTCTACTCGTTCTACAATCCACAGCTTCACGATCGGTCGCTGGGCACTTTCATGATCCTGGATCATATCCGCCGCGCCCGCTCGGCCGGACTGCCCCATGTCTATCTGGGATATTGGGTCAACGGATCGCAGAAGATGGAATATAAGGTCCGCTTCAAGCCGCAGGAGCATCTTGGCCCAACCGGATGGGACCGGGTCGACTGA
- a CDS encoding DMT family transporter, which yields MAPSDDNHTKGLLLTAFGGLVLTIDIPLIRLADGDHWPILMVRSAITFSVSLIVWLVWRSFSSKAPAFVPGRTGLLVAALYGLSAVTFMGAVFYTTTANLVFILALNSMFAALFSWLFLKERPAPATLVAMVFMLAGVLIIVGDSIGTGNLAGDLMALASAIMIAAAITITRHSGKDMGFTALAAILLPFLVGAFMTSKVGYRIDDPLWIIINGAIIMPIAFFCLANGPKYLSGPEVAMFYLLETVLAPIWVWMIFSEIPSTQSLVGGTILIVTLIAHSLWQLHQGRRRRQAARALRHPI from the coding sequence GTGGCCCCGAGCGATGACAATCACACCAAGGGCCTGCTGTTGACCGCTTTTGGCGGTCTGGTGCTCACGATCGACATTCCGCTCATCCGGCTGGCTGATGGCGACCATTGGCCAATTCTCATGGTGCGCAGCGCGATTACCTTCTCTGTTTCGCTGATCGTCTGGCTCGTGTGGCGAAGTTTCTCGTCGAAAGCACCTGCATTCGTTCCAGGTCGGACCGGCCTGCTGGTGGCCGCTCTTTACGGGCTCAGCGCCGTGACCTTCATGGGAGCGGTGTTCTACACAACGACGGCCAATCTCGTGTTCATTCTTGCGCTGAATTCGATGTTCGCCGCGCTGTTCTCATGGCTGTTCCTTAAGGAGCGCCCCGCCCCGGCGACGCTCGTCGCAATGGTCTTCATGCTGGCAGGCGTGCTCATCATTGTCGGCGACAGTATCGGTACGGGCAATCTTGCGGGCGATCTCATGGCTCTGGCATCTGCGATCATGATCGCGGCGGCCATCACCATAACCCGACACAGCGGCAAGGATATGGGTTTCACTGCACTTGCCGCAATTCTGCTGCCGTTTCTGGTGGGCGCCTTCATGACATCGAAGGTCGGCTACAGGATCGACGATCCCCTTTGGATCATCATCAATGGCGCGATCATTATGCCGATCGCGTTTTTCTGTCTTGCCAATGGTCCGAAATATCTGTCCGGGCCGGAAGTCGCGATGTTCTACCTTCTTGAAACCGTCCTCGCGCCGATCTGGGTGTGGATGATCTTCAGTGAGATTCCATCAACGCAAAGCCTGGTCGGCGGGACGATCCTGATCGTCACGCTCATCGCTCACTCTCTTTGGCAATTGCACCAGGGACGGCGCAGACGACAGGCTGCACGGGCGTTGCGACACCCGATCTAG
- a CDS encoding GGDEF domain-containing protein → MDAMTIATGFLRSLGLAALVGMSFGALLRLELRGVKLGLASGALFGFAAVAAMADPIRFQEGVIFDARTVLIVLSAPMGGPIATVVGTALAAAYRAWLGGVGATAGVSGLVLAGLVSLIYYWRWRTARMIREFGILGFAGGVTIFTIFLMPRPQAMAAFETMAFPYILTTTLGTILVGIFLTAEKRRHDFARALKHASETDALTKVFNRRKLDRLANKLENRAAMQQDYAVIMFDIDHFKRVNDTYGHAAGDAVLTRVAEIVSARTRNMDQVVRYGGEEIAVILPDTNEKGAATVAQQILKTIAGTKVDWDGADIAVTVSAGVAASSSHGPGLVDVVAAADQAMYAAKRDGRNRVQTATTMRRLEVGATPGLQATAAETEKAS, encoded by the coding sequence ATGGATGCGATGACTATTGCGACGGGATTTTTGCGCAGCCTGGGACTGGCTGCCCTGGTGGGGATGTCGTTCGGCGCCTTGCTGCGGCTTGAGTTGCGGGGGGTGAAGCTGGGACTTGCCAGCGGTGCCCTGTTCGGATTTGCAGCAGTGGCAGCGATGGCAGATCCAATACGTTTCCAGGAAGGCGTTATATTTGATGCCCGAACGGTGCTCATCGTCCTGTCCGCCCCCATGGGCGGTCCGATCGCAACTGTGGTCGGGACGGCGTTGGCGGCCGCCTATCGGGCCTGGCTTGGCGGAGTGGGTGCAACAGCTGGTGTTTCAGGCCTGGTACTCGCGGGTCTGGTAAGCCTTATCTATTACTGGCGCTGGCGCACTGCGCGAATGATCCGCGAGTTCGGCATTCTTGGTTTTGCCGGTGGCGTGACGATATTCACGATTTTCCTCATGCCGCGCCCGCAGGCCATGGCGGCTTTCGAGACCATGGCGTTCCCATACATCCTCACCACAACGCTTGGGACTATACTCGTGGGCATCTTCCTGACGGCGGAAAAGCGTCGCCACGATTTCGCCCGCGCGTTGAAACATGCCTCGGAAACGGATGCACTGACCAAGGTCTTCAACCGGCGCAAGCTCGACCGGCTTGCCAACAAGCTGGAAAACAGGGCTGCGATGCAGCAGGACTACGCGGTAATCATGTTCGACATCGACCACTTCAAGCGGGTCAATGACACCTATGGTCATGCTGCAGGGGACGCGGTTCTGACACGCGTGGCAGAGATCGTCTCCGCACGCACGCGCAACATGGATCAGGTCGTGCGCTATGGCGGCGAAGAGATCGCGGTCATCCTGCCCGACACGAACGAGAAGGGCGCCGCAACCGTGGCCCAGCAGATCCTGAAGACCATCGCGGGCACGAAGGTCGATTGGGATGGTGCGGATATCGCGGTAACTGTCAGCGCAGGCGTTGCAGCCTCCAGCAGTCACGGGCCAGGTCTCGTGGACGTCGTTGCCGCAGCCGATCAGGCGATGTACGCCGCAAAGCGCGACGGCCGCAATCGGGTGCAGACGGCTACGACCATGCGTCGGTTGGAAGTGGGAGCAACACCCGGTCTGCAGGCAACGGCAGCCGAAACCGAAAAAGCGAGCTGA
- the parC gene encoding DNA topoisomerase IV subunit A, which produces MGKDLQPPGGGDGASSEPVDMKKALEERYLAYALSTIMHRALPDVRDGLKPVHRRIVYTMRMQRLEPGQRFSKCASIVGDVMGKFHPHGDSSIYDALVRLAQPFAMRYPLVDGQGNFGNIDGDSAAAMRYTEARMTEAATGILEGITEDAVDFRLTYNEETEEPTVLPGAFPNLLCNGSSGIAVGMATSIPPHNAAEICDAALALIDDPELDLDGLLKHVKGPDFPTGGVIVEDRASMREAYETGRGGFRVRARWEKEDQGRGQWQAVITEIPYGVQKSRLIEKIAELIIARKLPLVDDVRDESAEDIRLILVPKSRAVEPELLMESVFKLTDLETRFPLNMNVLSRGKVPGVLSLKQVLREWLDHRREVLLRRSRHRLAEIERRLEVLAGYLIAYLNIDEVIRIIREEDEPKKVMIARFDLTDTQAEAILNMRLRALRKLEEFEIRKEHDALSEEKTGIEALLASTEKQWKTVRWEVAKVRQTYDPEKNMALGKRRTTFADAPEHDLEDVAVALIEREPITVVLSEKGWMRALKGHLADFSTLSFKEGDSLKLAFHAQTTDKILMFTTGGKFYTVGADRLPGGRGHGEPVRLMVDMENDQAIVTAFPYEAERKLLLASHGGNGFVVAEKDIVANTRKGKQVMNVKSPDEAKLCVPVSGDHVAIVGENRKLLVFALSEIPEMTRGKGVRLQRYKDGGISDLKTFTMEEGLTWQDSADRTFNRKREELLEWIGNRAGAGRLAPKGFPRTGKFAS; this is translated from the coding sequence ATGGGAAAAGATTTGCAACCGCCCGGCGGCGGAGACGGAGCGTCCTCCGAACCGGTGGACATGAAAAAGGCGCTTGAAGAGCGCTACCTGGCCTATGCACTCTCGACCATCATGCACCGGGCACTCCCCGATGTGCGTGATGGCCTGAAGCCCGTGCATCGGCGCATCGTTTACACGATGCGCATGCAGCGGCTTGAGCCGGGGCAGCGTTTCTCCAAATGTGCCAGCATCGTCGGCGATGTCATGGGCAAGTTCCACCCCCATGGTGACAGCTCGATATACGACGCGCTCGTGCGCCTGGCCCAGCCATTCGCCATGCGCTACCCGCTGGTCGACGGGCAGGGCAATTTCGGCAATATCGACGGCGATAGTGCCGCGGCCATGCGTTACACCGAAGCGCGCATGACCGAGGCCGCCACGGGCATTCTTGAAGGCATCACCGAAGACGCCGTCGATTTCCGCCTGACCTACAATGAGGAGACGGAAGAGCCCACGGTTCTTCCCGGCGCGTTCCCGAACCTGCTTTGCAACGGTTCCTCCGGCATCGCCGTCGGCATGGCGACCTCCATACCGCCACACAATGCCGCCGAGATCTGCGATGCAGCTCTTGCCTTGATCGATGATCCCGAGCTTGATCTCGATGGTTTGCTCAAGCATGTGAAGGGGCCGGATTTCCCGACAGGCGGCGTGATTGTTGAAGACCGTGCCTCCATGCGCGAGGCCTATGAGACGGGTCGTGGCGGTTTCCGCGTTCGCGCGCGCTGGGAGAAGGAAGATCAGGGCCGTGGCCAATGGCAGGCCGTGATCACCGAGATTCCCTACGGTGTCCAGAAGTCCCGCCTGATCGAGAAGATCGCGGAGCTGATCATCGCGCGCAAGCTGCCGCTGGTGGATGACGTGCGCGACGAAAGTGCGGAAGACATTCGCCTGATCCTCGTGCCGAAGAGCAGGGCGGTCGAACCGGAGCTTCTGATGGAGTCGGTTTTCAAGCTGACCGATCTGGAGACCCGCTTCCCGCTCAACATGAATGTGCTTTCGCGCGGCAAGGTGCCGGGCGTCCTGTCGCTGAAGCAGGTTCTGCGCGAGTGGCTTGATCACCGCCGCGAAGTTCTGCTGCGCCGTTCGCGCCATCGCCTCGCCGAGATAGAGCGCCGCCTTGAAGTGCTGGCCGGCTACCTCATCGCCTATCTGAATATTGACGAGGTCATCCGTATCATCCGCGAGGAGGATGAGCCGAAAAAGGTGATGATCGCCCGCTTCGATCTCACCGACACCCAGGCCGAAGCCATCCTGAACATGCGCCTGCGTGCGTTGCGCAAACTCGAGGAATTCGAGATCCGCAAGGAGCATGACGCGCTTTCGGAAGAAAAGACGGGAATCGAAGCCCTGCTTGCTTCGACCGAAAAGCAATGGAAGACCGTGCGCTGGGAAGTGGCCAAGGTGCGCCAGACCTATGACCCGGAAAAGAATATGGCTCTGGGCAAGCGCCGAACCACCTTTGCGGATGCTCCCGAGCACGATCTGGAAGACGTGGCTGTTGCCCTGATCGAGCGCGAGCCGATCACCGTGGTACTTTCGGAAAAGGGATGGATGCGCGCCCTGAAGGGCCATCTGGCTGACTTCTCAACGCTCTCCTTCAAGGAAGGAGACAGTCTGAAGCTCGCCTTCCACGCACAGACCACCGACAAGATCCTGATGTTCACCACCGGCGGCAAGTTCTACACCGTCGGTGCCGACAGGCTTCCCGGTGGCCGCGGCCATGGTGAGCCTGTGCGCCTCATGGTCGATATGGAAAACGACCAGGCCATCGTGACGGCTTTCCCCTATGAGGCCGAGCGCAAGCTTCTGCTCGCTTCCCACGGCGGAAACGGTTTTGTGGTGGCTGAAAAGGACATCGTGGCCAATACCCGCAAGGGCAAGCAGGTCATGAATGTAAAGTCTCCGGACGAGGCAAAGCTTTGCGTGCCCGTGTCGGGCGATCACGTTGCCATTGTTGGCGAGAACCGCAAGCTTCTGGTCTTCGCACTGTCCGAGATCCCGGAAATGACCCGCGGCAAGGGCGTACGCCTGCAGCGCTACAAGGATGGCGGCATTTCCGACCTCAAGACCTTCACGATGGAAGAAGGGCTGACCTGGCAGGATTCCGCCGACCGCACCTTCAACCGCAAGCGCGAAGAACTTCTTGAATGGATCGGCAATCGTGCCGGGGCAGGGCGCCTGGCACCCAAGGGGTTCCCGCGGACTGGCAAGTTCGCCAGCTGA
- a CDS encoding alpha/beta hydrolase, with protein sequence MLRPLKLAIFLLITSLTFAHAGQLHDGVAYTRGLALDIHTPQVKRASALNLFSLAGGRDRPIVVYVHGGGWVKGNRKKVYSLPQWLNAKGYVLVAIDYRKVPATTVEGQVQDLAQSVKWLRRNARRYGGDPNRIVLMGHSAGAHLVALCEARKLCGNIRGVIPNDVQAYDMVAYAGMRGSLGYPYLDAFGSNPQNWVRWSPVTYARQGSGYAPHLFLHSGSNGARRRALTNGYANVLRARGTSVAVFDGGRYTHGSIARKLGQPGDPATVTIERFLAQVTR encoded by the coding sequence ATGCAGGTCAGCTCCACGACGGTGTGGCCTATACGCGGGGGCTGGCGCTGGACATTCACACACCACAGGTCAAGCGCGCCTCGGCGCTCAATCTCTTCTCGCTGGCAGGCGGTCGCGACAGACCCATTGTTGTCTATGTGCACGGCGGTGGCTGGGTGAAGGGAAACCGCAAGAAGGTCTACTCGCTGCCTCAATGGCTCAACGCCAAGGGTTATGTGCTCGTCGCCATCGACTACCGCAAGGTGCCTGCCACGACCGTTGAAGGACAGGTGCAGGATCTGGCGCAATCGGTGAAGTGGCTTCGCCGCAATGCCCGTCGCTATGGCGGCGATCCGAACCGCATTGTCCTCATGGGGCACTCGGCGGGCGCCCATCTGGTCGCGCTGTGCGAGGCGCGCAAGCTCTGCGGCAATATCCGGGGCGTCATTCCAAACGATGTCCAGGCCTATGACATGGTTGCCTATGCCGGCATGCGCGGCTCGCTCGGCTATCCCTATCTCGATGCGTTCGGCTCCAATCCGCAGAACTGGGTGCGTTGGTCGCCGGTCACCTACGCAAGGCAGGGCTCCGGCTATGCACCGCATCTCTTCTTGCATTCCGGCTCGAACGGGGCTCGCCGCCGTGCGCTGACCAATGGCTACGCGAATGTTCTTCGCGCCAGAGGGACGAGTGTCGCGGTTTTTGACGGCGGCCGTTACACCCACGGCTCCATTGCGCGCAAACTGGGCCAGCCAGGCGACCCCGCAACAGTCACGATCGAGCGTTTTCTGGCTCAAGTGACCCGATAA